A single genomic interval of Picosynechococcus sp. PCC 7003 harbors:
- a CDS encoding FAD/NAD(P)-binding protein encodes MSIPPVISVKTVQQCDIAIVGAGIQALTLVLHLLKKRPQWRKRIVVFDPHGRWLARWSHQFAAQEIPHLRSPAVHHPHPNPFALRRFAEGRPNELFPPYDLPGTQLFADFCQKAIAEFQLDQRLIAATVTDLMPPQQGQHKFCLSLDNGQQWQAKRVVLATNQTQRQLPNWLEQLEETYPSDRLCHSDHVDLRGLQLKDEKIVIVGGGLSTGHLALGAIARQAQVTIIARRPFQEKLFDADAGWLGPKYLKGFHAETDWQKRHQMILAARNGGSLTPAVMTQLRRAERQGTIILKPNCQIQAAHWQGNHWQLHCDNGEILQGDRLWLATGSRFDVTAEPLLTPVMEHYPQPIMNGLPILDEYLRWQGCDLFLMGGLAALQLGPTARNISGARLACDRLVPALTKSSLQRIYHMNACSGISA; translated from the coding sequence ATGTCTATCCCCCCAGTAATTTCCGTCAAGACCGTACAGCAATGTGATATCGCAATTGTTGGTGCAGGTATCCAGGCCCTGACCCTAGTGCTGCACCTTTTGAAAAAGCGTCCCCAGTGGCGCAAGCGCATCGTTGTTTTTGATCCCCATGGTCGTTGGCTGGCCCGCTGGTCTCACCAGTTTGCCGCTCAGGAGATTCCCCATTTGCGATCGCCTGCGGTGCACCATCCCCACCCAAATCCTTTTGCATTACGCAGATTTGCCGAGGGACGCCCCAACGAGCTTTTTCCGCCCTACGATTTGCCGGGTACCCAGCTGTTTGCAGATTTTTGCCAAAAGGCGATCGCCGAATTTCAATTAGACCAAAGACTAATTGCCGCCACAGTCACCGATTTGATGCCGCCCCAACAGGGCCAACACAAATTTTGTTTAAGCCTCGATAATGGTCAACAATGGCAAGCGAAGCGGGTTGTTTTAGCAACAAATCAAACCCAACGGCAGTTACCCAATTGGCTGGAACAGCTCGAAGAGACCTACCCATCTGATCGTCTTTGTCATAGTGATCATGTTGATTTACGGGGATTACAGCTTAAAGATGAAAAAATTGTCATTGTCGGCGGTGGTCTCTCCACAGGTCATCTCGCATTGGGGGCGATCGCCCGCCAGGCCCAAGTGACGATCATTGCCCGTCGTCCTTTCCAGGAAAAACTGTTTGATGCCGATGCGGGTTGGTTAGGGCCAAAATATCTCAAGGGATTTCACGCCGAGACCGATTGGCAAAAACGCCACCAAATGATTCTGGCAGCCCGCAATGGTGGTTCCCTCACACCTGCAGTAATGACCCAGCTCCGCCGCGCCGAACGCCAAGGCACCATTATCCTCAAGCCAAACTGTCAAATTCAAGCGGCCCATTGGCAAGGCAATCATTGGCAACTGCACTGTGACAATGGCGAAATTCTTCAGGGCGATCGCCTCTGGTTGGCAACGGGAAGTCGTTTTGATGTCACCGCCGAACCCCTGCTCACACCGGTGATGGAGCACTATCCCCAACCGATCATGAACGGTCTGCCGATTTTAGATGAATATTTACGCTGGCAAGGCTGTGATCTGTTCCTCATGGGAGGATTGGCCGCCCTCCAACTTGGCCCCACGGCCCGTAATATTTCTGGGGCGCGCCTGGCTTGCGATCGCCTCGTCCCCGCCCTAACCAAATCCAGTCTGCAGCGAATTTATCACATGAATGCCTGCTCTGGGATCAGCGCCTAA
- the kaiB gene encoding circadian clock protein KaiB has product MNLLKKTYVLKLYVAGNTPNSVRALKTLKNILETDFKGVYALKVIDVLQNPQLAEEDKILATPTLSKVLPPPVRKIIGDLSDREKVLIGLDLLYEEFLEREEEL; this is encoded by the coding sequence ATGAACCTCCTAAAGAAAACATATGTTTTAAAGCTTTATGTGGCTGGCAATACTCCCAACTCTGTCCGTGCCCTCAAAACCTTAAAAAATATTTTAGAAACTGACTTTAAAGGGGTGTATGCCCTAAAAGTAATTGATGTCCTCCAAAACCCCCAGCTAGCCGAAGAAGATAAGATTTTGGCGACACCAACCCTCTCTAAAGTGCTTCCGCCTCCCGTCCGCAAGATCATCGGTGATCTCTCCGACCGAGAAAAAGTATTGATTGGTCTCGATCTCCTTTATGAAGAGTTTTTAGAACGGGAAGAAGAGCTTTAA
- a CDS encoding GTP-binding protein: protein MIDWTKTAIVAIAGLAGSGKTQWLRQQFQGKTVPVTYFSPRTVDCAIDRHCLALEFPHWQFLEEGQEIELIRAVEQGAIAILELGFYVALASGEELLKALEAAGFPCQRLAFVSEQIASSPWHDWADQVIEVPLPLPTHEIQVWRSPLRGQVFDPASLNIFWDELTTGAYGQIQRAKGIVEIVDGRAFYLDYVAGMADSLYRELPCEPWLEGRPERFSGLEVIGTQLNEKQIADTILDCCLNDELLAYYQGQIRQQRQQSDLEQQYAYT, encoded by the coding sequence ATGATCGATTGGACAAAAACAGCTATCGTGGCGATCGCCGGTCTGGCGGGCTCCGGAAAAACCCAGTGGCTCCGGCAGCAATTCCAGGGAAAAACAGTGCCTGTCACCTATTTCTCACCCCGGACAGTGGACTGTGCCATTGATCGCCATTGTCTTGCCCTTGAGTTTCCCCATTGGCAGTTTTTAGAAGAAGGACAGGAAATTGAACTGATCCGCGCCGTAGAGCAGGGGGCGATCGCCATTTTAGAGCTTGGTTTCTATGTGGCCTTAGCGTCCGGGGAAGAGTTGTTAAAAGCGTTAGAAGCAGCTGGTTTTCCCTGTCAGCGCTTGGCTTTTGTGTCTGAGCAGATCGCCAGTTCCCCTTGGCATGATTGGGCGGATCAAGTGATTGAAGTGCCCCTACCGCTACCGACCCATGAAATTCAGGTGTGGCGATCGCCTCTGAGGGGTCAAGTCTTTGATCCGGCGAGTCTGAATATTTTTTGGGATGAACTCACCACCGGCGCCTATGGCCAGATCCAGCGGGCGAAGGGCATTGTTGAAATTGTGGATGGCCGGGCTTTTTATCTCGACTATGTGGCAGGGATGGCGGACAGTCTCTACCGTGAGCTGCCCTGTGAACCTTGGCTGGAGGGTAGACCCGAACGATTCAGCGGCCTAGAAGTGATCGGCACTCAACTGAATGAGAAACAAATAGCAGATACTATCTTGGACTGTTGTCTCAACGATGAATTATTGGCTTATTACCAAGGGCAAATACGGCAACAACGGCAGCAATCTGACCTAGAACAGCAATATGCCTATACCTAA
- a CDS encoding circadian clock protein KaiA, with protein sequence MVSKLSLCLVTPSGFQPGKIEAQLTGDRYQIKLLEYDQEFLPFLEANKEQTDCLVAVQAQENQDYFEHLTQGGILLPCVFLGPTTACEISQQVIPAQLYHSAEKYLDFANLENLSLTIDQAIAQFLHLAPSCALSDKPQDPQHSDPDKTHQAFLLLQQRRLAEKLRERLGYLGVYYKRNPKYFYRSLSPEEQQEFREQFVADYRNIVLSYFSGDLPTNQAIDQFVNQAFFADVSVSYILETHMKLMDEFAQQLKLEGRSEEILLDYRLTLIDIVAHLCEMYRRSIPREDLPFELLFRID encoded by the coding sequence TTGGTTTCTAAACTCTCCCTTTGTCTAGTTACGCCTTCTGGTTTTCAACCTGGAAAAATTGAAGCTCAATTGACAGGCGATCGCTACCAGATCAAGCTCCTTGAGTATGACCAAGAATTCCTGCCATTTCTTGAAGCAAACAAAGAACAAACTGATTGTCTTGTGGCTGTTCAAGCACAGGAAAATCAAGACTATTTTGAGCACTTAACTCAGGGGGGGATTTTACTTCCCTGTGTTTTTCTTGGGCCAACCACCGCCTGTGAAATCTCCCAACAGGTCATCCCCGCGCAACTCTATCATAGTGCTGAAAAATACCTAGATTTTGCTAATCTCGAGAACTTATCTCTGACCATTGACCAGGCGATCGCCCAATTTCTGCACCTCGCTCCTAGCTGCGCCCTGAGCGACAAACCCCAAGATCCCCAGCACAGCGATCCCGACAAAACTCACCAAGCTTTTTTACTGCTACAACAGCGTCGTCTCGCCGAAAAATTACGGGAGCGATTGGGTTACCTTGGCGTTTATTACAAACGTAATCCCAAATATTTTTATCGCAGTCTTTCCCCCGAAGAACAACAAGAATTTCGCGAACAATTTGTCGCCGATTATCGCAATATTGTCCTAAGCTACTTCAGTGGCGATCTCCCCACAAATCAAGCCATTGATCAATTCGTCAATCAAGCCTTTTTTGCTGATGTTTCTGTCTCCTATATTCTCGAAACTCACATGAAGTTAATGGACGAATTCGCTCAACAGCTCAAACTCGAAGGGAGAAGTGAAGAAATTCTCCTTGACTACCGCCTCACCCTCATTGATATCGTCGCCCACTTATGCGAAATGTACCGTCGTTCGATCCCCCGTGAAGATCTACCTTTTGAACTTCTATTTCGGATAGACTAG
- the kaiC gene encoding circadian clock protein KaiC: MNQPTSSNNGAIKGVQKIRTLIEGLDEISHGGLPSGRTTLVSGTSGTGKTLLAIQFLYHGIKHFDYPGLFVTFEESPRDIIQNAHSFGWDLQSLVDEGKLFILDASPDPDGQEVVGNFDLSALIERIQYAIRKYNAKLVSIDSVTAVFQQYDAAPVVRREIFRLVARLKYLAVTSIMTTERLDEYGPVARFGVEEFVSDNVIILRNVLEGERRRRTIEILKLRGTTHMKGEYPFTITNDGINIFPLGAMRLTQRSSNARISSGVETLDKMCGGGFFKDSIILATGATGTGKTLLVSKFLEEGCRRGERAILFAYEESRAQLSRNASSWGIDFEEMERQGLLKLLCSYPESAGLEDHLQMIKSEISEFKPSRIAIDSLSALARGVTNNAFRQFVIGVTGYAKQEEITGFFTNTTDQFMGAHSITESHISTITDTILMLQYVEIRGEMSRAINVFKMRGSWHDKGIREYTISEGGAMIKDSFRNYERIISGSPTRIAVDEKSELSRIMRGVQDKTLPE, from the coding sequence ATGAACCAGCCCACCTCCTCTAATAACGGTGCCATCAAAGGCGTCCAAAAAATCCGCACCCTCATCGAAGGTCTTGATGAGATTAGTCATGGTGGTTTACCCTCCGGCAGAACAACCCTAGTGAGTGGGACTTCGGGAACTGGGAAAACATTACTGGCGATTCAGTTTCTCTACCACGGCATCAAGCACTTCGACTATCCAGGGCTTTTTGTCACCTTTGAAGAATCCCCCCGGGATATTATCCAAAACGCCCATAGTTTCGGCTGGGATCTCCAAAGCCTAGTGGATGAAGGCAAGTTGTTTATTCTTGATGCTTCCCCCGATCCCGATGGTCAAGAAGTAGTGGGAAACTTTGATCTCTCTGCTTTGATTGAACGGATTCAATACGCAATTCGTAAATACAATGCCAAGCTCGTTTCTATTGACTCGGTAACGGCAGTATTTCAACAATATGATGCAGCCCCCGTTGTCCGTCGGGAAATTTTCCGTCTGGTCGCGCGGTTAAAGTATCTTGCTGTCACTTCGATCATGACCACGGAGAGATTAGATGAATATGGCCCCGTGGCTCGCTTTGGGGTAGAAGAATTTGTGTCGGATAACGTGATAATCCTGCGGAATGTCCTAGAAGGGGAACGGCGGCGACGCACCATCGAAATCCTCAAGCTACGGGGGACAACCCACATGAAGGGAGAATATCCTTTCACGATCACCAACGATGGGATCAATATTTTCCCACTGGGAGCAATGCGTCTCACCCAGCGGTCTTCCAATGCACGGATTTCGTCTGGGGTGGAAACCCTCGATAAGATGTGTGGCGGCGGCTTCTTTAAGGATTCGATCATCCTGGCCACAGGCGCTACCGGCACAGGCAAGACGTTATTGGTGAGTAAGTTCCTTGAAGAAGGTTGTCGGCGTGGTGAACGGGCGATTCTGTTTGCCTATGAAGAATCCCGGGCGCAGTTATCGCGGAATGCCTCTTCCTGGGGGATCGATTTTGAAGAGATGGAACGGCAAGGATTATTGAAATTGCTCTGTTCCTACCCAGAGTCGGCGGGCCTTGAGGATCACCTACAGATGATTAAGTCAGAAATTTCTGAGTTTAAGCCTTCGCGGATTGCGATCGATTCTTTGTCAGCTTTAGCGCGGGGGGTGACCAATAATGCCTTCCGGCAATTTGTGATTGGGGTGACAGGTTACGCGAAACAGGAAGAGATTACGGGCTTTTTCACCAATACGACCGACCAATTTATGGGCGCCCACTCGATTACGGAATCCCATATCTCAACGATCACAGACACGATTTTGATGTTGCAGTACGTAGAAATTCGCGGCGAGATGTCTCGGGCGATCAACGTCTTTAAGATGCGGGGTTCCTGGCACGATAAGGGGATTCGAGAATACACCATCAGCGAAGGTGGTGCAATGATTAAGGACTCTTTCCGGAACTATGAACGGATCATCAGTGGTTCGCCGACGCGGATTGCGGTGGATGAAAAGTCGGAACTGTCGCGGATTATGCGGGGTGTACAGGATAAAACTTTGCCGGAGTAA
- a CDS encoding LL-diaminopimelate aminotransferase: MHFSQRLSRLSANVFADMDRAKAKAVAAGQDLIDLSLGSSDLPASAIAMETIAQALTDPKTHGYVLHRNTQAFREAIATWYTERYGVAVDPDTEVLALIGSQEGTAHLPLALLDPGDYALLPDPGYPSYAGGVALAGGQSYFMPLTAEHHFLPKFTAIPQDILAQSRLMILSYPHNPTTATATLDFFREAVAFCQAHDLALIHDFPYNDIYFAGETAPSSVLQADREKTCSIEFFTFSKSFNMGGFRIAFAVGNAQLIAALRQIKAVVDFNQYQGILSGAIAALQRDQATVTENVRVYQARRDALVEALNDHGWSVPKPAATLYVWAKLPESWSGTSLEFCTQLVAQTGIALSPGSGFGKTGEGYVRFALVQEPTVLREAVRRIQTFLSPQP; this comes from the coding sequence ATGCATTTTTCCCAGCGGTTATCACGGCTTTCGGCAAATGTGTTTGCAGATATGGACCGGGCCAAAGCCAAGGCGGTGGCGGCGGGTCAGGACTTAATTGATCTGTCCCTCGGCTCTTCTGATCTGCCCGCTTCGGCGATCGCCATGGAAACCATTGCTCAGGCATTAACGGATCCCAAAACCCATGGGTATGTCCTCCACCGCAATACCCAGGCTTTTCGGGAGGCGATCGCCACTTGGTACACCGAGCGTTATGGGGTTGCCGTTGATCCCGACACCGAAGTCTTGGCGTTGATCGGTTCCCAGGAGGGGACGGCCCACCTGCCCCTGGCCTTGCTCGACCCTGGAGACTACGCCCTACTTCCGGATCCGGGCTATCCTTCCTATGCCGGTGGGGTGGCACTAGCGGGTGGCCAAAGCTACTTTATGCCCCTCACCGCCGAGCATCATTTTCTGCCAAAATTTACAGCGATCCCCCAGGATATCTTGGCGCAAAGTCGCTTGATGATTCTGAGCTATCCCCATAATCCCACCACAGCCACGGCAACCCTTGATTTTTTCCGGGAAGCGGTGGCGTTTTGTCAGGCCCATGATCTGGCGTTGATTCATGATTTTCCCTACAACGACATCTATTTTGCTGGGGAAACGGCGCCATCATCGGTATTACAGGCGGATCGAGAAAAAACCTGTAGCATTGAATTTTTTACCTTTTCGAAGTCCTTTAACATGGGGGGCTTTCGCATTGCCTTTGCGGTGGGAAATGCCCAACTGATCGCGGCCCTACGCCAAATTAAGGCGGTGGTTGATTTTAACCAATACCAAGGCATTCTCAGCGGGGCGATCGCCGCTCTGCAACGGGATCAAGCCACCGTAACGGAGAATGTGCGCGTTTACCAAGCCCGTCGCGATGCCCTTGTCGAAGCCCTTAATGACCACGGTTGGTCTGTGCCCAAGCCTGCAGCTACCCTCTATGTGTGGGCCAAGTTGCCAGAGTCTTGGTCGGGGACTTCTTTGGAATTTTGTACCCAATTGGTCGCCCAAACCGGAATTGCCCTGTCGCCAGGATCAGGGTTTGGTAAAACAGGGGAGGGGTATGTTCGTTTTGCCCTCGTTCAGGAACCAACGGTACTGCGGGAAGCCGTGCGCCGGATCCAAACTTTCCTTTCTCCACAACCATGA
- a CDS encoding PEP-utilizing enzyme, whose product MTLTQVWGCLLIFTLIPILGAFCILPWGDRHPFRQLSGDCLLGMIVVLFTRYFFPYQSPWELISLLALMMGRYWRTQDLAFAAVWGGLLLHDWQITPIVSFIGLVGLTVFRQIRLGIWAVLTLIFVALTIRHGAVPGYWVTAIALGGLLGWLSQRAPSSRQVWQIFRPEYGFLSLDQRLSSPQVGQDAATLSQLKYLGYPVLPGWVLKPGDDFKRLVDLLKPSGDRPYMVRLSSEKIPPSFQIPTEQLTTPEALEVALVNGFSQTAVGKQALLVQAQPSVQWSGITYSRPPLPYTRQDPLTEVAQDFITPLVIGEGQFLLYYGLDSPQPLGGKPYTHHPPLDILQEVAHLSRQLEHQQGSPQALEWCFTGQDIWILRVRPIYHLHPVWTREEIASHFPKPLSPLSASLLEVTAPGAIASIYDALWEGRENLQNIALISHHRGYSYLNRSFWERVCRRENFEFSDLQSRLGCLLFGLRHPLFCYRYLRWDWQWYSEFQQEADRLCYPLLKTIKMISRNDLSTLSLADLVQNVEQITEILELLLGYWLRGEVILWRRRLTTGLAYFLPPLPPKFQTLNQLAVDIRGTLRTTGESRQGDVEPFTRAVLFAQLAELPDGEHLFARLDQWLKEYGDGADFPWELAQRRWREDSGTIRQQLTGLVNQPRTAISPPSLNSAQRQLQQIYGQQEAVTGLCETFLAQLRWNFLAIAQIWQNQGYLEQPQDIFWLNLPEVKALINAPQSQEFSRLQLKIQYRRSQMNLNQEQGPPPEIIYGQLTTKEDVSSSCFLQKLQGQAVSSGSVIGRVHRCLPGERVSSWSPNDILVTTYIDEHFLERLREVSGIITTQGGMLSQGASLARQHQIPMVANVAMALELLQPGQWVRLDGRLGQVELLDPEALSTDAN is encoded by the coding sequence ATGACATTGACGCAGGTCTGGGGTTGTCTACTCATTTTTACTTTAATCCCAATCCTCGGTGCATTTTGTATTTTGCCCTGGGGCGATCGCCATCCCTTTAGACAACTGTCGGGGGATTGTCTCCTGGGGATGATTGTGGTGCTCTTTACTCGGTATTTTTTCCCATACCAGTCCCCCTGGGAACTCATTAGTCTGTTGGCCTTGATGATGGGCCGCTATTGGCGCACCCAAGACCTAGCTTTTGCGGCGGTGTGGGGCGGTTTGTTACTCCACGATTGGCAGATTACGCCCATTGTTAGTTTTATTGGGCTGGTAGGCCTGACGGTATTTCGACAAATTCGCCTGGGCATCTGGGCCGTTTTGACCTTGATTTTTGTGGCCCTGACGATCCGCCACGGTGCGGTGCCGGGCTATTGGGTGACGGCGATCGCCCTGGGGGGACTCCTGGGCTGGTTAAGTCAACGGGCACCGAGTAGTCGACAAGTTTGGCAAATCTTTCGGCCTGAATATGGCTTTCTCTCCCTCGACCAACGCCTCAGTAGCCCCCAAGTGGGTCAGGATGCGGCGACCCTCAGTCAATTAAAATATTTGGGTTATCCCGTTTTGCCGGGGTGGGTGCTCAAACCAGGGGATGATTTTAAACGACTGGTTGATTTACTCAAGCCCAGTGGCGATCGCCCCTATATGGTGCGTCTCTCCAGCGAAAAAATTCCCCCATCCTTCCAAATTCCCACGGAGCAACTCACCACCCCAGAAGCCTTAGAAGTTGCCCTGGTGAATGGCTTTAGTCAAACGGCAGTGGGAAAACAAGCCCTGCTAGTACAAGCCCAACCGTCTGTGCAATGGTCTGGCATTACCTACAGTCGCCCGCCGCTGCCCTACACGCGCCAGGATCCGCTCACGGAAGTTGCCCAGGATTTTATTACGCCGCTCGTGATTGGTGAAGGCCAATTTTTGCTGTACTACGGTCTGGATTCCCCCCAGCCCCTGGGCGGTAAACCCTATACCCACCATCCTCCCCTGGATATTTTGCAGGAAGTGGCCCACCTTAGTCGCCAATTGGAACATCAACAGGGTAGTCCCCAGGCTTTGGAATGGTGTTTTACGGGCCAGGATATTTGGATTTTGCGGGTGCGGCCCATCTATCACCTCCATCCGGTCTGGACGAGGGAAGAGATTGCAAGCCATTTCCCAAAACCCTTGTCGCCTTTGAGCGCCTCCTTATTAGAGGTCACGGCCCCAGGGGCGATCGCCAGTATCTACGATGCCCTGTGGGAAGGGCGTGAAAATCTCCAGAACATCGCGTTAATTTCCCACCATCGGGGGTATAGCTATCTCAATCGCAGCTTTTGGGAGCGGGTCTGTCGCCGGGAAAATTTTGAATTTAGCGACCTCCAATCCCGGCTGGGCTGTCTGCTGTTTGGCCTGCGCCATCCTTTGTTCTGTTACCGCTATTTACGTTGGGATTGGCAATGGTATTCAGAGTTTCAGCAGGAAGCGGATCGCCTTTGTTACCCCCTGCTAAAAACGATCAAAATGATCAGCCGCAATGATCTTTCGACCCTCAGCCTGGCGGACTTGGTGCAGAATGTCGAGCAAATTACAGAGATTCTAGAACTCTTGCTCGGCTATTGGCTCCGGGGTGAAGTGATCCTTTGGCGGCGCCGTTTGACCACGGGACTGGCCTATTTCCTGCCGCCGCTCCCGCCCAAATTTCAAACCCTCAATCAACTGGCCGTGGATATTCGGGGTACCCTCCGCACCACAGGGGAATCGCGCCAGGGAGACGTCGAACCCTTTACACGGGCGGTTTTGTTTGCTCAGTTGGCCGAACTGCCCGATGGGGAACATCTATTTGCTCGCTTAGATCAGTGGCTTAAGGAGTATGGGGACGGGGCAGATTTCCCTTGGGAGTTGGCCCAGCGCCGTTGGCGAGAAGATTCAGGAACGATCCGCCAGCAGTTGACGGGTTTAGTAAATCAGCCGCGCACTGCTATTTCGCCCCCTAGCCTTAACTCAGCCCAACGTCAACTGCAGCAGATCTACGGGCAACAGGAAGCGGTCACGGGTCTCTGTGAAACCTTTTTAGCCCAATTGCGGTGGAATTTTTTGGCGATCGCCCAGATTTGGCAAAACCAAGGCTATTTAGAACAGCCCCAGGATATTTTTTGGCTCAATCTCCCGGAGGTAAAAGCCCTGATCAATGCGCCCCAATCCCAGGAATTCTCCCGTCTCCAGCTCAAAATTCAATATCGGCGATCGCAAATGAATTTGAACCAAGAGCAGGGGCCTCCCCCAGAGATTATCTACGGTCAGCTGACCACGAAAGAAGATGTCTCTAGCAGTTGTTTTTTGCAAAAACTCCAGGGGCAAGCGGTGAGTAGTGGCTCGGTGATTGGCCGTGTCCATCGCTGCCTGCCAGGGGAAAGGGTTTCGTCCTGGAGTCCCAATGATATTTTGGTGACCACCTATATTGATGAACATTTTCTGGAGCGCCTCCGGGAGGTGAGTGGCATTATCACAACCCAGGGGGGAATGCTATCCCAGGGGGCGAGTCTGGCCCGCCAACACCAAATTCCGATGGTTGCCAATGTCGCCATGGCCCTTGAGTTGCTCCAACCGGGTCAATGGGTCCGCCTCGACGGTCGCCTGGGTCAGGTGGAACTTTTAGATCCAGAAGCCCTGTCTACGGATGCGAATTAG
- a CDS encoding co-chaperone YbbN: protein MSGSVLEITDSQFEQEVLNVNQDILVYFWASWCGPCRLVSPSVSWAAQEYGDRLKVVKLEVDPNPEAVAQCQVEGVPALRFFKAQKVVASHEGAITKQGLKDFVEAQL, encoded by the coding sequence GTGAGTGGCAGCGTTTTGGAAATCACCGATTCCCAGTTTGAGCAGGAAGTCCTCAACGTCAATCAAGATATCTTGGTCTATTTTTGGGCTAGTTGGTGTGGGCCTTGTCGGTTAGTTTCGCCCTCAGTCAGTTGGGCCGCTCAGGAATATGGCGATCGCCTAAAAGTCGTCAAGCTCGAAGTTGACCCTAACCCAGAAGCCGTTGCCCAATGCCAAGTAGAGGGGGTGCCTGCCCTGCGCTTTTTTAAGGCCCAGAAGGTTGTGGCAAGCCATGAAGGGGCAATCACAAAGCAGGGTCTCAAAGATTTTGTTGAAGCTCAACTGTAA
- a CDS encoding glycosyltransferase family 39 protein: protein MSPLDSVRRCYQSYEKFPKTTGIISAIALGLLGGLAFFWHLGAVGLVDETEPMFADAARRMLATGDWITPYYNDATRFDKPPLVYWLMAIAYKIVGVNAWGARLPSAFAALGLMALVFVLLRKFGFGTATAAQSPEAPNTQRKLWLAAWIGSSLIALNFQTIVWARQGVSDMLLNGCFSGGLICFFYGYGSGGQPINRWFPNGWYIAAYALFACAVLTKGPVGIVVPGLVIMLFLLYVGKFREVLLGEAKPLTGALIFTAIALPWFVLVTLRNGQAYIDSFFGYHNFERFTGVVNGHDAPWYFYFPVVLVGFLPWSVYLPAAIARLKLHRPGRWRQEARSAHLAVFASIWFGVIFGFFTIAVTKLPSYTIPLLPAAAILVALFLSHVIETPRQLSAGFRWSAIANVGLLLILSGFMIYSPQVIGYDPAAPDLATTYAQSNLEWWGFGIWLLGAIVLSICVWRSRLGIWLANGAIMVAFIVLILFPASTLLDQARQAGLREIAEAITAQQRPGETVMMVGFEKPSLVFYTGQDILFIDNEKEEKLAAINHTLTQVNPSYLLVVRASTRPELPLEDKTLDLLLERSPYQLLRVQE from the coding sequence ATGTCGCCCCTTGATTCTGTTCGTCGTTGTTACCAAAGCTATGAGAAATTCCCGAAAACTACAGGGATCATCTCGGCGATCGCCTTGGGTCTCCTGGGGGGACTCGCCTTTTTTTGGCATCTCGGTGCAGTGGGCCTTGTGGATGAAACAGAGCCAATGTTTGCGGATGCTGCTCGCCGGATGCTAGCTACCGGAGATTGGATTACGCCCTATTACAACGATGCCACCCGCTTCGATAAGCCGCCCCTGGTGTATTGGCTGATGGCGATCGCCTACAAAATTGTTGGGGTGAATGCCTGGGGGGCCAGGTTGCCCTCGGCCTTTGCGGCCCTCGGTTTAATGGCCTTAGTCTTTGTGCTGCTGCGTAAATTTGGTTTTGGCACAGCGACGGCAGCCCAAAGTCCTGAAGCCCCGAATACCCAACGCAAACTCTGGCTGGCGGCTTGGATCGGCAGCAGTTTAATTGCTCTAAACTTCCAAACCATTGTCTGGGCGCGGCAGGGGGTCTCCGATATGCTCCTCAATGGCTGCTTTAGTGGGGGCCTGATTTGTTTTTTCTATGGCTATGGCAGCGGCGGGCAGCCCATCAATCGCTGGTTTCCCAATGGCTGGTACATTGCTGCTTACGCTTTGTTTGCCTGTGCGGTGCTGACCAAGGGGCCGGTGGGGATCGTGGTGCCGGGACTGGTGATCATGCTCTTTTTGCTTTATGTCGGCAAGTTTCGCGAGGTACTGCTGGGAGAAGCTAAACCTTTGACTGGGGCATTGATCTTTACGGCGATCGCCTTGCCTTGGTTTGTCCTTGTGACCCTCCGCAATGGCCAAGCGTACATTGATAGTTTTTTTGGTTACCACAATTTTGAGCGATTCACGGGGGTTGTAAATGGCCATGATGCCCCGTGGTATTTTTATTTTCCGGTGGTGTTGGTGGGGTTTTTGCCCTGGTCTGTGTATCTGCCAGCGGCGATCGCCCGACTCAAGTTACACCGTCCGGGCCGCTGGCGTCAGGAAGCGCGATCTGCCCACCTTGCCGTCTTTGCGAGTATTTGGTTTGGGGTGATTTTTGGCTTCTTTACCATCGCCGTCACCAAATTGCCGAGTTACACCATTCCCCTCTTGCCCGCTGCCGCGATCTTAGTGGCGTTGTTTCTCAGCCATGTCATCGAAACGCCCCGGCAACTCTCGGCCGGATTTCGTTGGAGTGCGATCGCCAATGTGGGACTGTTGTTAATTCTCAGTGGCTTTATGATCTATAGCCCCCAAGTGATTGGCTACGATCCTGCAGCCCCTGATCTAGCCACAACCTACGCCCAATCCAATCTCGAATGGTGGGGCTTCGGGATTTGGCTCCTAGGGGCCATCGTGCTGTCGATCTGTGTGTGGCGATCGCGCCTAGGGATTTGGCTTGCCAATGGAGCAATTATGGTCGCTTTTATTGTCCTTATCCTATTCCCTGCCAGTACCCTGTTAGATCAAGCTCGCCAAGCCGGCCTCCGGGAGATTGCCGAGGCCATTACAGCCCAGCAGCGGCCTGGTGAAACAGTGATGATGGTGGGTTTTGAAAAGCCAAGTCTCGTCTTCTACACAGGCCAGGATATTCTTTTTATTGACAATGAAAAAGAAGAAAAACTCGCCGCCATCAATCACACCTTAACCCAGGTCAATCCTTCCTACCTACTGGTGGTGCGGGCATCTACTCGCCCAGAACTTCCGCTGGAGGACAAAACCCTTGATCTCCTCCTGGAAAGATCCCCTTACCAATTGTTGCGGGTACAGGAATAA